From the genome of Ptychodera flava strain L36383 chromosome 22, AS_Pfla_20210202, whole genome shotgun sequence, one region includes:
- the LOC139122743 gene encoding uncharacterized protein, producing MTNDSAQGKRATEPSKTAMTKMPPISMPRQEPYPVPITLTQVFPFQGNFLSGQTAQACNITNGDGSLAEVKSDIIASRKRREFTPDERKDDCYWNKRRKNNEAAKRSREKRRMNDMMMEQRLLALTDENCRLKAELVSLKKRFGIDQHGKEDKVTAAATRNEEMCDLSEVNTAKHVPPAAPAPVLGEARRAENDAEKPKKKMPDLIHVKGRCQNDHGEGAVGPAERPKVVPSVPCTVTLSRSSTPESDQSNTSSSKLEDNRRLPHKLRLKYKPEGVPDNRQCTIDTAATVATGNASGSDALTQPNTFERKNESAKADETIRTTVGQTFLTEANLAKHNEIHSGEGTVSALDALSRAGLFPTPQRPIAPGPSIVPTAKILPQVPAIPNMLVQPLLFQLDAAHRQQSLNATAQAQAMLDLQSPINAGKNSLFNSLPDVARTLENLQFARSSYMEYENDQLRDTLRTLSSDIACLKDIVKAKLS from the coding sequence ATGACCAACGACAGCGCCCAGGGAAAGCGAGCTACGGAACCATCGAAAACCGCGATGACGAAAATGCCGCCGATTTCAATGCCGCGACAAGAGCCCTATCCAGTACCAATTACCCTGACACAGGTGTTCCCCTTCCAGGGGAATTTCCTGTCGGGTCAGACTGCCCAGGCGTGTAACATCACCAATGGGGATGGCAGCCTAGCTGAGGTGAAGAGCGACATCATCGCGTCTCGGAAGAGGCGGGAGTTCACCCCGGACGAGAGGAAAGACGACTGCTACTGGAACAAGCGGAGAAAGAACAACGAGGCAGCGAAGAGATCGAGAGAGAAGAGAAGAATGAACGACATGATGATGGAGCAACGCTTACTGGCACTGACTGATGAAAACTGCCGCTTGAAGGCTGAATTAGTTTCCCTGAAGAAACGTTTTGGCATTGACCAGCATGGTAAGGAAGACAAAGTCACGGCTGCTGCAACACGTAATGAGGAGATGTGCGATCTATCTGAAGTAAACACCGCTAAACATGTGCCTCCTGCAGCCCCGGCTCCGGTCCTTGGCGAGGCTCGTCGCGCTGAGAATGACGCCGAGAAACCGAAAAAGAAGATGCCAGATTTAATCCATGTTAAAGGGCGTTGCCAAAACGACCATGGTGAGGGTGCAGTGGGGCCGGCAGAAAGGCCCAAGGTTGTGCCCAGTGTCCCATGTACGGTGACACTCTCGCGTTCCTCAACCCCAGAGTCCGATCAGAGCAACACAAGCTCGTCCAAACTGGAAGACAATCGAAGACTGCCACACAAGCTAAGACTGAAATACAAACCTGAAGGCGTTCCGGACAACCGCCAATGCACCATAGATACAGCAGCAACTGTTGCTACTGGTAACGCCTCGGGCAGTGACGCCCTTACCCAACCGAACACATTTGAAAGGAAAAACGAATCGGCTAAAGCTGACGAGACTATCCGAACCACAGTTGGTCAAACTTTCTTGACCGAGGCAAACCTTGCCAAACACAACGAAATCCACAGCGGCGAAGGAACGGTAAGCGCCCTCGACGCGTTGTCCAGGGCGGGCCTGTTCCCGACTCCGCAGAGACCTATAGCACCGGGTCCGAGTATCGTACCCACGGCAAAGATCCTACCTCAGGTACCAGCGATTCCAAACATGCTAGTTCAGCCGCTACTTTTCCAGTTGGACGCCGCTCATAGACAGCAGAGCTTGAATGCCACTGCCCAGGCCCAAGCGATGCTTGATCTCCAGTCGCCAATCAATGCCGGCAAAAATTCCCTGTTCAATTCACTCCCCGATGTTGCCAGAACGCTCGAAAACTTACAATTTGCCAGGTCGTCCTACATGGAATATGAGAACGACCAACTTCGAGACACACTTCGTACTCTGTCGTCTGACATAGCCTGTTTGAAGGATATTGTTAAGGCAAAGCTTAGCTGA